From Drosophila santomea strain STO CAGO 1482 chromosome 2R, Prin_Dsan_1.1, whole genome shotgun sequence:
CGGGAAAGTAAACTGAGCTTGAAAGTCAATAAGCGGGGCGCAGGGTTTAGGCATGAGTGCCACCTGAGTTGCAAGGATCTTTAGCCGGAAAGTGTTGAAAAGCGTttaaagctttttttttttattttcccttcaTTGATTTGGTCAAatgtgttttcaaaaagtaGAGAGAATGCTCGAATTTCTCAAGGTTCTACTGAAGTCAGTTACCTTGCAAAGACTCTAAAGCTGTTAACTTCTTTAAGGcttcaaaaaataataattatataacaaaaatataaaaagaaataataatcttcaaaattcaatattgaaatattcaataaattaaaaaaaaagcagtagcctttgtattattatttcctttAAAAGTAAATCGAAATTTGAAGTGAATCAAAGTAAAACAGAAACATGGCCCGTCGTAAAAACAAGGAACAAGTAAGTTAAACCTAAGAGACAATGCTCAATATTATAATctgtataattatatatatatttgcacaGATGCTGATGGAAATGTTTAAGCGGCCCCAAAAAGTGGAGCCTCGGCAGACGCTGGGAAATCAGAAAAAGCCGAATCTGAAACGGAGAACAATAAATGCAGCGGCTGCGGCGAAAAGATACAACTTTCCTCGAACTTTAAAGAGGAGGGTTATCCGGCAGATTTGCAGATTGCCACCGGAAACGTGCAATCAGAAGACGCAAGCTCAGGTGATGTACTTCAATTCGAACTACGGAAGGAATAAGAACGCTAGTCTCAGCCCAAAAGATTGTCACGAGCCAACTTGTCCCAAAGCTCTCAGTGCCCtaaaagccaaagaaaatcTGCGTATGAGTCCTGCATCAAGGCAGAGAtcgcaaaaaagcaaaagaaaatgcCCTTAAGTCTTCGAAGCCATTTTTAAT
This genomic window contains:
- the LOC120446119 gene encoding uncharacterized protein LOC120446119, which encodes MARRKNKEQMLMEMFKRPQKVEPRQTLGNQKKPNLKRRTINAAAAAKRYNFPRTLKRRVIRQICRLPPETCNQKTQAQVMYFNSNYGRNKNASLSPKDCHEPTCPKALSALKAKENLRMSPASRQRSQKSKRKCP